The Sphingomicrobium sp. genome has a window encoding:
- a CDS encoding glycosyl transferase family protein: MVLAELVSRIAAELALFAGIGFLLFAVNDLLVDLIYFGRTIWRSLAIYTRYPRAFATSLPGKQDPGFIAMFVPAWDESAVIASMLRATAKRLDYPNYRIFVGFYRNDPATEAAIASVRDKRIEAVEVERDGPTTKADCLNALYDALIAYEVETGKSAAAVVLHDAEDVVHPLEFKLFDSLGDRAVVIQLPVLPLPDPTSRWVAGHYCDEFAEVHVKELVVREAVGAAIPLAGVGCAINRNALAQLAAMQEGRPFAGASMTEDYELGLRLGALGLKTMFVRLPAAPGQRGVVASRGHFPSTLGAAVRQKARWLGGIALSGWDRLGWSGGIGERWMRLRDRRGPIAALLLVAGYAAAFLWSQIWVAEALGAPIEARLDPAMVMLLTVTGWLLVWRIFMRACFTAYAYGWREGLFSIPRLVVGNVIAMLAAARAISIHIGGGAKRWDKTRHIFPVELPR, encoded by the coding sequence ATGGTGCTTGCCGAACTTGTCAGCCGCATTGCGGCCGAACTCGCCTTGTTCGCGGGAATCGGTTTCCTGCTTTTTGCGGTCAACGACCTGCTCGTGGACTTGATTTACTTCGGGCGGACGATCTGGCGCTCGCTGGCCATTTACACCCGCTATCCGCGAGCTTTCGCAACTTCGCTGCCCGGCAAGCAGGATCCAGGGTTCATCGCGATGTTCGTTCCGGCCTGGGACGAATCCGCGGTCATCGCGTCGATGCTGCGCGCCACGGCAAAGCGGCTCGACTATCCCAATTACCGAATATTCGTCGGTTTTTACCGCAATGATCCGGCGACGGAGGCGGCAATTGCCTCAGTTCGCGACAAAAGGATCGAAGCGGTGGAAGTCGAGCGGGACGGCCCGACCACGAAGGCGGATTGCCTCAACGCCCTGTACGATGCCCTGATCGCTTACGAGGTGGAGACCGGCAAATCCGCGGCTGCGGTGGTCCTCCACGATGCCGAGGACGTCGTCCATCCGCTCGAGTTCAAATTGTTCGACAGCCTCGGCGACCGCGCGGTCGTGATCCAGCTTCCGGTCCTGCCCCTGCCGGACCCGACCTCGCGCTGGGTCGCCGGACATTATTGCGACGAATTCGCCGAGGTTCACGTCAAGGAGTTGGTCGTGCGGGAGGCAGTCGGCGCCGCGATCCCGCTCGCCGGCGTCGGCTGCGCGATCAACCGCAATGCGCTCGCCCAGCTTGCCGCCATGCAGGAAGGGCGCCCGTTCGCCGGTGCCAGCATGACCGAGGATTATGAGCTCGGCCTTCGTCTCGGTGCGCTGGGCCTCAAGACCATGTTCGTGCGCCTGCCCGCCGCGCCCGGGCAGCGCGGCGTGGTCGCCAGCCGCGGCCACTTCCCGTCAACGCTGGGCGCGGCCGTGCGGCAAAAAGCCCGCTGGCTTGGCGGCATCGCTTTGTCCGGCTGGGACCGGCTCGGCTGGAGCGGCGGCATCGGCGAACGATGGATGCGCCTGCGCGACCGCCGCGGGCCCATCGCCGCGCTGCTGCTGGTCGCCGGCTATGCCGCCGCATTCCTATGGTCGCAGATCTGGGTCGCCGAAGCGCTCGGCGCGCCGATCGAGGCGCGGCTCGATCCGGCCATGGTGATGCTGCTGACCGTCACCGGCTGGCTGCTCGTCTGGCGGATCTTCATGCGCGCTTGCTTCACGGCTTATGCCTATGGGTGGCGCGAAGGCTTGTTCTCGATTCCGCGCCTCGTCGTCGGCAACGTCATCGCGATGCTCGCCGCGGCGCGCGCCATTTCGATCCACATCGGGGGCGGCGCCAAGCGCTGGGACAAGACGCGGCACATCTTCCCGGTAGAGCTTCCGCGGTGA
- a CDS encoding cyclopropane-fatty-acyl-phospholipid synthase family protein, whose protein sequence is MSLIGRFIDQILPVGSITIISPDGSRATHGPGGGKHVTVKLHDKRVAFDIFRNPRLRFGELYMDGRVTVEDGSILDLLEMIIAAKPWEAGVGRKALGRGKATWVKRFFRRNDTGKARKNVAHHYDIGNELYELFLDEDWQYSCAYYSDPNNSLEQAQLDKKAHIAAKLDLKPGQHVLDIGCGWGGMAIYLHQVAGVDVLGVTLSEEQIRKARERAAAAGVSDHVKFELIDYRNVTEQFDRIVSVGMFEHVGAKHYDEFYAKCRELLKPDGVMLLHTIGKLGGHGLPDPFTDKWIFPGYHIPSLAQMCEASQKVKMIVSDVETLRLHYGYTLRAWLERATRNRAKIEKLYDARFFRMWEFYLAGGIVAFENGAMCNYQVQYIRDRRAIPITRDYIAEAEACYRKAAPQPAKTAAKRKRSATTASK, encoded by the coding sequence ATGTCCCTGATCGGCCGCTTCATCGACCAGATCCTTCCCGTTGGAAGCATCACGATCATCTCGCCCGACGGAAGCCGGGCGACGCACGGCCCCGGCGGGGGCAAGCATGTGACGGTGAAGCTTCACGACAAGCGCGTCGCCTTCGACATCTTCCGCAACCCGCGCCTGCGCTTCGGCGAATTGTACATGGACGGGCGAGTGACGGTCGAGGACGGATCGATCCTCGACCTGCTCGAAATGATCATCGCCGCAAAGCCGTGGGAAGCCGGCGTCGGACGCAAGGCGCTGGGGCGCGGCAAGGCGACTTGGGTGAAGCGCTTCTTCCGCCGGAACGACACCGGCAAGGCGCGCAAGAATGTCGCCCACCATTATGACATCGGCAATGAGCTGTACGAGCTCTTCCTCGACGAGGACTGGCAGTACAGCTGCGCTTATTACAGCGACCCGAACAACAGCCTCGAACAGGCGCAGCTCGACAAGAAGGCGCATATTGCCGCCAAGCTCGACCTGAAGCCGGGACAGCACGTGCTCGACATCGGCTGCGGCTGGGGCGGCATGGCGATCTATCTGCACCAGGTGGCGGGCGTCGATGTGCTCGGCGTCACCTTGTCGGAGGAGCAGATCCGCAAAGCGCGCGAGCGGGCCGCGGCGGCCGGCGTGTCAGACCACGTGAAGTTCGAACTGATCGACTATCGCAACGTCACCGAACAGTTCGACCGCATCGTCTCGGTGGGCATGTTCGAACATGTGGGCGCGAAACATTATGACGAATTCTACGCCAAATGCCGGGAGCTGCTGAAACCCGACGGGGTGATGCTGCTGCACACCATCGGCAAGCTCGGCGGCCACGGGCTCCCCGACCCGTTCACCGACAAGTGGATATTCCCCGGCTATCACATCCCGAGCCTCGCCCAGATGTGCGAAGCGAGCCAGAAGGTGAAGATGATCGTCAGCGACGTGGAAACGCTGCGGCTCCATTATGGCTACACCCTGCGCGCCTGGCTGGAGCGCGCGACCAGGAACCGCGCGAAGATCGAGAAATTGTACGACGCCCGCTTCTTCCGCATGTGGGAATTCTATCTCGCGGGCGGGATCGTCGCGTTCGAGAATGGCGCGATGTGCAATTACCAGGTGCAATATATCCGCGACCGCCGGGCGATCCCGATCACCCGCGACTATATTGCGGAAGCCGAAGCGTGCTACCGCAAGGCCGCTCCGCAGCCGGCGAAAACCGCCGCGAAGCGGAAGCGGAGCGCCACAACGGCCTCAAAATGA
- the rlmN gene encoding 23S rRNA (adenine(2503)-C(2))-methyltransferase RlmN has translation MSADTNLMPIPGAIDPVPVPRPATARADGRVDLVGLSKDAIRGAFEAAGLEGKQAKLRAKQVWHWIYNRGVSDFDAMSDIAKAQRPWFAEHFVISRPDVVEAQVSSDGTRKWLLKTHDGHDFEMVFIPDADRGTLCVSSQVGCTLNCRFCHTGTMQLVRNLEPAEIVGQVMLARDALGEWPSQPEGRMLTNIVMMGMGEPLYNFDNVRDALKIVMDGDGLGLSRRRITLSTSGVVPMMERAGAEIGVNLAVSLHAVTKEIRDEIVPLNRKYGIEQLLEACAAYPGANNARRITFEYVMLKDKNDSDEHARELVRLIRHYKLPAKVNLIPFNPWGGAPYECSTDERIKAFSNIIFEAGISAPVRTPRGRDIDAACGQLKTAAERRRRSREAA, from the coding sequence ATGAGTGCCGACACCAACCTGATGCCGATCCCCGGCGCCATCGACCCTGTGCCCGTGCCCAGGCCGGCGACCGCGCGCGCCGACGGCCGGGTCGACCTGGTCGGCCTGTCCAAGGATGCGATCCGTGGCGCTTTCGAGGCGGCGGGGCTGGAGGGCAAGCAGGCCAAGCTTCGCGCCAAGCAGGTCTGGCACTGGATCTACAATCGCGGGGTCAGCGACTTTGACGCGATGAGCGATATCGCCAAGGCGCAGCGGCCGTGGTTCGCCGAGCATTTCGTGATCTCGCGCCCGGATGTGGTGGAAGCCCAGGTATCGTCCGACGGCACCCGCAAGTGGCTGCTCAAGACTCACGACGGGCATGATTTCGAGATGGTGTTCATTCCCGACGCGGACCGGGGAACGCTCTGCGTGTCGAGCCAGGTCGGCTGCACGCTCAACTGCCGCTTCTGCCACACGGGAACGATGCAGCTGGTCCGCAACCTCGAGCCGGCGGAAATCGTCGGTCAGGTGATGCTGGCGCGCGACGCGCTCGGCGAATGGCCGAGCCAGCCGGAAGGCCGGATGCTCACCAACATCGTCATGATGGGCATGGGCGAGCCGCTCTACAATTTCGACAATGTCCGCGACGCGCTGAAGATTGTGATGGACGGCGACGGGCTCGGCCTGTCGCGGCGGCGGATCACGCTGTCGACCAGCGGCGTCGTGCCGATGATGGAGCGCGCGGGCGCCGAGATCGGCGTCAATCTCGCGGTGTCGCTGCACGCGGTGACCAAGGAAATCCGCGACGAGATCGTGCCGCTCAACCGCAAGTACGGGATCGAGCAATTGCTCGAGGCTTGTGCCGCTTATCCCGGCGCGAACAACGCGCGCCGCATCACGTTCGAATATGTGATGCTCAAGGACAAGAACGATAGCGACGAGCATGCGCGCGAACTCGTTCGCCTGATCCGTCACTATAAGCTGCCGGCGAAGGTCAATCTGATCCCGTTCAACCCGTGGGGCGGGGCGCCTTATGAGTGCTCGACCGACGAGCGGATCAAGGCGTTCAGCAACATCATTTTCGAAGCCGGTATTTCGGCGCCGGTGCGAACGCCGCGCGGTCGCGACATCGATGCCGCTTGCGGCCAGCTGAAGACCGCGGCCGAGCGGCGGCGGCGAAGCCGGGAAGCCGCCTAG
- a CDS encoding TIGR02186 family protein, protein MVGATKPVLVPDISARQVQIRYSFSGAQLLLFGAIVYPGGRTPDRPADVAVVLRGPVQPILIREKQKIAGVWMNADSNRFRSAPSFYAVASSRPIPQLVDERTASIYELGIHNLQLSPGGGALPEKERRFEAGLIDLRTRSGLFAESPHGVEITDGILYRAVITIPSQVPVGTYTAETFLIDRGKVIAAATREIQISKSGFERDVALAARRHRFLYGLACVALSLGLGWAAAAAFQRRF, encoded by the coding sequence ATGGTCGGCGCGACCAAGCCGGTGCTGGTGCCGGACATCTCGGCGAGGCAGGTCCAGATCCGCTACAGCTTTTCCGGTGCTCAGCTGCTGCTGTTCGGCGCCATCGTTTATCCCGGCGGCCGCACCCCCGACCGCCCGGCGGACGTCGCGGTCGTTCTTCGCGGCCCCGTCCAGCCAATCCTGATCCGCGAAAAGCAGAAGATTGCCGGCGTCTGGATGAACGCCGATTCCAACCGCTTCCGCTCGGCGCCCAGCTTCTACGCCGTCGCTTCGTCCAGGCCGATCCCGCAGCTCGTCGACGAGCGCACCGCCTCGATCTACGAGCTCGGGATCCACAATCTCCAGCTTTCGCCCGGCGGCGGCGCGCTTCCGGAAAAGGAGCGGCGCTTCGAGGCCGGCCTCATCGACCTGCGGACCCGCTCCGGGCTGTTCGCCGAAAGCCCCCACGGCGTCGAGATCACCGACGGCATCCTCTACCGCGCCGTCATCACAATCCCCAGCCAGGTGCCGGTCGGGACCTACACCGCCGAAACCTTCCTGATCGACCGCGGTAAGGTGATCGCCGCCGCCACGCGCGAGATCCAGATCAGCAAGTCAGGCTTTGAGCGCGACGTCGCTTTGGCCGCGCGCCGCCACCGCTTCCTCTACGGCCTCGCCTGCGTCGCTTTGTCGCTCGGCCTCGGGTGGGCCGCCGCCGCCGCGTTCCAGCGCCGCTTCTAG
- a CDS encoding oxygenase MpaB family protein: protein MLSPVRHLLVRQVRNTFNDKARGERPVPASDQALFPPGSVIRRVHGDVTSMMVGGIAALLTQMLHPQALAGVWDHSDVQNDMIGRLRRTARFIATTTYAHRDDALKAIAKVNAIHEQVSGTLPGGGPYRATDPRLLAWVHVAGAINFLDGWRRYAEPRMSMADQDVYFAETGEVARLLNADPVPRTRAEAERLIREFRAELVADDRTRAFRDLVLRAPPQSATAAPVQSLLMNAAVDLLPPFARAMHGLSRPLLQPVVRGATFGIAGTIRWAFAGERYRRGD, encoded by the coding sequence ATGCTGTCGCCGGTCCGCCACTTGCTGGTCCGGCAGGTCCGCAACACCTTCAACGACAAGGCCAGGGGCGAGCGGCCGGTACCGGCGTCGGACCAGGCGCTGTTCCCGCCGGGATCGGTGATCCGCCGCGTCCACGGCGATGTCACCTCGATGATGGTCGGCGGTATCGCCGCGCTGCTCACCCAGATGCTTCACCCACAGGCGCTTGCAGGTGTCTGGGATCACAGCGACGTTCAAAACGACATGATCGGGCGGCTGCGGCGGACGGCGCGGTTCATCGCGACGACGACTTACGCACATCGGGACGACGCGCTGAAGGCCATCGCCAAGGTCAATGCGATTCACGAGCAGGTCAGCGGCACCTTACCCGGCGGCGGGCCCTATCGGGCAACCGATCCGCGCCTGCTCGCCTGGGTCCATGTCGCGGGCGCCATCAACTTCCTCGACGGTTGGCGGCGCTACGCCGAGCCGCGGATGAGCATGGCCGACCAGGATGTCTATTTCGCCGAAACCGGCGAGGTCGCGCGGCTGCTCAACGCCGATCCCGTGCCGCGGACGCGGGCGGAAGCGGAACGGCTGATCCGCGAGTTCCGAGCAGAGCTGGTCGCCGACGACCGCACGCGCGCATTTCGGGACCTCGTGCTCAGGGCGCCCCCACAATCGGCAACGGCTGCGCCGGTTCAGTCACTGCTGATGAATGCCGCCGTCGATCTGCTGCCGCCGTTCGCCCGGGCCATGCACGGCCTTTCGCGCCCGCTGCTCCAGCCGGTGGTACGCGGCGCGACATTCGGCATTGCCGGCACCATCCGGTGGGCCTTTGCCGGCGAGCGTTACCGCCGCGGGGATTGA
- a CDS encoding DUF87 domain-containing protein translates to MDEQPNLREFLNEVSSFTEEAAPAPAKAPPAKVSAIGKVLEIAGSGSKIRMEAQAISALQSHSDASVAMSGQVGSQVKMVVGNAWLVANVRTLRADDDGQLVALVDFLGEGSKDAAGRMSNFRRGVTRYPIPGAEVMPVTTDDLRSVFAASDEPNIEIGTVYPTDDIRGALYVDPMLSKHFAILGSTGTGKSTSVALILHRISQLSPEGHILMIDPHGEYSAAFKNCGELFNVDNLQLPYWLMNFEEHCEVLLTTQGQERQRDADILAKCLLAARTKGKDLSTLGKVTVDSPIPYLLTDLNGIIVNEMGKLDRAGDTLPFQRLKTKLDELRADPRYTFMFSGMLVSDSMPTLISKLFRLPSNGKPISIVDVSGVPSEITSVVVSVLARMVFDYAIWSRTEAQRPLLLVCEEAHRYVPKDEHSGAQAVRKILERIAKEGRKYGVSLGLITQRPSDLAEGVLSQCGTIVSMRLNNDRDQACVRAAMPEGARGFLDAIPALRNRECIVCGEGVAIPIRVRFDDLEPEKRPASSDPSFARLWRESGDEAGIISRTIKRWRGHGR, encoded by the coding sequence ATGGACGAACAGCCGAACCTGCGCGAATTCCTGAACGAGGTGAGCAGCTTCACCGAGGAAGCGGCGCCTGCTCCGGCAAAAGCCCCGCCGGCCAAGGTGTCGGCGATCGGCAAGGTCCTCGAAATCGCCGGCTCCGGCTCGAAGATCCGGATGGAAGCACAGGCGATTTCGGCCCTTCAATCGCACAGCGACGCGTCGGTCGCCATGTCCGGCCAGGTCGGCAGCCAGGTGAAGATGGTCGTCGGCAATGCCTGGCTGGTCGCCAACGTCCGCACCCTTCGTGCCGATGACGACGGCCAGCTCGTCGCCCTCGTCGACTTCCTGGGCGAAGGCTCGAAGGACGCGGCCGGACGGATGAGCAACTTCCGCCGCGGCGTCACCCGCTATCCGATCCCGGGCGCCGAAGTGATGCCCGTGACCACCGACGACCTCCGGTCTGTCTTCGCTGCCAGCGACGAGCCGAATATCGAGATCGGCACCGTCTACCCGACCGACGACATCCGCGGCGCGCTCTACGTCGATCCGATGCTCTCGAAGCATTTTGCGATCCTGGGCTCGACCGGTACCGGTAAGTCGACCTCCGTGGCGCTGATCCTGCACCGGATCTCGCAGCTCAGCCCCGAGGGTCACATCCTGATGATCGACCCGCACGGCGAATATTCCGCCGCGTTCAAGAATTGCGGCGAGCTGTTCAACGTCGACAATCTGCAGCTGCCCTACTGGCTGATGAACTTCGAAGAGCATTGCGAAGTACTTCTGACGACCCAGGGGCAGGAGCGGCAGCGCGATGCCGACATCCTCGCCAAGTGCCTGCTCGCCGCCCGCACCAAGGGCAAGGACTTGAGCACGCTCGGCAAGGTCACGGTCGACAGCCCGATCCCCTATCTGCTGACCGACCTCAACGGCATCATCGTCAACGAAATGGGCAAGCTCGACCGCGCTGGCGATACGCTGCCGTTCCAGCGGCTGAAGACCAAGCTCGACGAGCTTCGCGCCGACCCGCGTTACACCTTCATGTTCTCGGGCATGCTGGTGTCGGATTCGATGCCGACGCTCATTTCCAAGCTGTTCCGCCTGCCGAGCAACGGCAAGCCGATCTCCATCGTCGACGTGTCCGGCGTCCCGTCGGAAATCACCTCGGTCGTGGTCTCCGTGCTCGCCCGGATGGTCTTCGACTATGCGATCTGGTCGCGGACCGAAGCGCAGCGCCCGCTGCTGCTCGTCTGCGAAGAAGCGCACCGCTACGTGCCCAAGGACGAACATTCGGGCGCCCAGGCGGTCCGCAAGATCCTCGAGCGCATCGCCAAGGAAGGTCGTAAATATGGTGTTTCGCTCGGCCTCATCACGCAGCGCCCGTCCGACTTGGCGGAAGGCGTGCTGTCGCAGTGCGGCACCATCGTCTCGATGCGTCTCAACAACGACCGCGACCAAGCCTGCGTGCGGGCCGCGATGCCCGAAGGCGCGCGCGGCTTCCTCGACGCCATCCCGGCGCTCCGCAATCGCGAATGCATCGTCTGCGGCGAAGGCGTCGCGATCCCAATCCGCGTCCGCTTCGACGATCTCGAGCCCGAGAAGCGTCCGGCATCGTCCGACCCAAGCTTCGCGCGCCTGTGGCGCGAGAGCGGAGACGAAGCCGGCATCATCAGCCGCACCATCAAACGTTGGCGCGGCCACGGCCGCTAA
- a CDS encoding DUF305 domain-containing protein — protein MAARLRTLATALTASALVPLGAASAQQAPIVQPGAPGQPSQQLTPDQAIRIANTRYTADDVRFMQAMIVHHSQAVEMAALVKGRTNRQAVIDAARRIDASQDDEIAFMRKWLTDRGQPVANPAAMHDMHAMHAMPAVAPVSGLTDNLASMGMATPEQMAALAAAKGSDFDRQFLERMINHHQGAVTMADALLHRGGSAADPTLYDFVNDVINEQKAEIRKMTDLLVGLRDDPRSTLKAGFTDAGQAASNMRLLASLPKPTGFFDPKNPMGTPFPKPGAKGKAAAPAGDDGRFPLLSFAQTDMAFAGNLLAVGNYHGFNLYRLTADPKPQLLSSVICPGGQGDLSIVGNLVIMSVEQTRGRVDCGREGVRQDVSPERFRGIRIFDISDVTRPRQVGIVQTCRGSHTHSVVSADPRSIIVYVSGTAGVRKGEELAGCVGEVASPQTALFRIDVVEIPVANPAAARIIDSPAVFADPNTGDLAGLWRGGTHGEGTQETGRTDQCHDITVFPARRIAAGACSGNGIIFDISNPRKPRRIDAVSDPTFSYWHSATFNNDGTKVLFTDEWGGGGRPRCRVQDPRTWGANAIYDIVDGKLRFRSHYKLPAAQSEQENCVAHNGSIVPVPGRDLFVQAWYQGGISVMDFTDSARPAEIAFFDRGPVAKDNLVMGGFWSSYWYNGRIYGTEIARGLDILALTPSAQLSDNEIAAASLASQGAVFNPQQQFPVTWPDHPVVALAYLDQLERSGAFTAAATAPLRQALTAARASVDGRQRNGALAAQIGAAAGTLPPVAASNVIAMQRLAALRRTLGGIAAQLR, from the coding sequence ATGGCTGCTCGCCTGCGTACGCTCGCTACCGCTCTCACCGCCTCCGCCCTCGTCCCGCTCGGCGCGGCAAGCGCCCAACAAGCGCCGATCGTGCAGCCTGGCGCGCCGGGGCAGCCGTCTCAGCAGCTGACGCCGGATCAGGCGATCCGGATCGCGAACACCCGCTACACGGCCGACGACGTTCGCTTCATGCAGGCGATGATCGTCCACCACAGCCAAGCCGTCGAAATGGCTGCGCTGGTGAAGGGCCGCACCAATCGCCAGGCGGTGATCGACGCGGCGCGGCGCATCGACGCGTCGCAGGACGACGAGATCGCCTTCATGCGCAAATGGCTGACCGACCGCGGCCAGCCGGTCGCCAACCCCGCGGCGATGCACGACATGCATGCGATGCACGCCATGCCGGCGGTCGCGCCGGTCAGCGGCCTTACCGACAATCTTGCGTCCATGGGCATGGCGACGCCCGAACAGATGGCCGCGCTCGCCGCCGCCAAGGGCTCGGACTTCGACCGCCAGTTCCTGGAGCGGATGATCAACCACCACCAGGGCGCCGTGACCATGGCGGACGCGCTGCTTCACCGCGGCGGTTCGGCCGCCGACCCGACCCTCTATGATTTCGTCAATGACGTGATCAACGAGCAGAAGGCGGAAATCCGCAAGATGACCGACCTGCTCGTCGGCCTTCGCGACGACCCGCGCTCGACGCTCAAGGCGGGCTTCACCGACGCCGGGCAGGCGGCCAGCAACATGCGCCTGCTCGCCTCGCTCCCCAAGCCGACCGGCTTCTTCGACCCGAAGAACCCGATGGGCACGCCGTTTCCGAAACCGGGCGCGAAGGGCAAGGCAGCAGCGCCGGCGGGCGACGACGGCCGCTTCCCGCTGCTCAGCTTCGCGCAGACCGACATGGCGTTCGCCGGCAATTTGCTGGCCGTCGGCAATTACCACGGCTTCAATCTCTATCGCCTGACCGCCGATCCCAAGCCGCAGCTGCTGAGCTCGGTGATCTGCCCGGGCGGCCAGGGCGATTTGTCGATCGTCGGTAACCTCGTGATCATGTCGGTCGAGCAGACCCGCGGCCGCGTCGATTGCGGGCGTGAGGGCGTCCGTCAGGACGTCAGCCCTGAACGCTTCCGCGGCATCCGCATCTTCGACATCAGCGACGTGACGCGTCCGCGCCAGGTCGGCATTGTCCAGACCTGCCGCGGCTCGCACACCCACTCGGTCGTGTCCGCCGACCCGCGCTCGATCATCGTCTATGTCTCGGGCACGGCCGGCGTCCGCAAGGGTGAGGAACTGGCGGGCTGCGTCGGCGAGGTCGCGAGCCCGCAGACGGCGTTGTTCCGCATCGATGTCGTCGAGATCCCGGTCGCCAACCCGGCCGCAGCCCGCATCATCGACAGCCCGGCGGTCTTCGCCGACCCGAATACGGGCGACCTCGCCGGCCTGTGGCGCGGCGGCACGCACGGCGAAGGAACTCAGGAAACGGGGCGCACGGACCAGTGCCACGACATCACCGTCTTCCCGGCTCGCCGAATCGCCGCGGGCGCCTGCTCGGGCAACGGCATCATCTTCGACATTTCGAACCCGCGTAAGCCGCGCCGGATCGACGCCGTGTCGGACCCGACCTTCTCCTACTGGCACTCGGCGACCTTCAACAATGACGGCACCAAGGTGCTGTTCACCGACGAATGGGGCGGCGGCGGCCGACCGCGCTGCCGGGTCCAGGACCCGCGCACCTGGGGCGCCAACGCCATCTACGACATCGTCGACGGCAAGCTTCGCTTCCGCAGCCACTACAAGCTGCCGGCCGCCCAGTCGGAGCAAGAAAATTGCGTCGCCCATAACGGCTCGATCGTGCCCGTTCCCGGTCGCGACCTGTTCGTCCAGGCCTGGTACCAGGGCGGCATTTCGGTGATGGATTTCACCGATAGCGCCCGCCCGGCGGAGATCGCCTTTTTCGATCGCGGACCAGTCGCCAAGGACAATCTGGTGATGGGCGGCTTCTGGTCGAGTTATTGGTACAATGGTCGCATCTACGGCACCGAGATCGCGCGCGGCCTCGACATTCTCGCGCTGACGCCGAGCGCGCAGCTGTCGGATAATGAAATTGCGGCTGCGTCGCTCGCTAGCCAGGGCGCGGTGTTCAACCCGCAGCAGCAATTTCCGGTCACCTGGCCCGACCATCCGGTCGTCGCGCTCGCTTATCTCGACCAGCTGGAGCGGAGCGGCGCCTTTACTGCCGCGGCAACCGCGCCGCTGCGCCAGGCGCTCACCGCAGCACGGGCGTCGGTCGACGGTCGCCAGCGCAACGGCGCGCTCGCGGCCCAGATCGGTGCGGCGGCAGGGACGCTCCCGCCGGTCGCGGCCAGTAACGTGATTGCGATGCAGCGGCTTGCGGCGCTCCGCCGGACGCTCGGCGGGATTGCCGCACAGCTCCGCTAG
- a CDS encoding sulfite exporter TauE/SafE family protein, whose translation MHIYLPIAGQSVNALLIVLLGLGVGLLSGMFGIGGGFLTTPLLIFYGIPPTVAVASATTQITGASVSGAMVHMRRGGVDLKMAAVMIVGGSLGSVVGAAIFRMLLASGQVDVVIAFIYVILLTFIGGLMLKDAVIALGWVERPPPETAEPRRRHRWVTTLPWRWRFEGSGLFISPVAPLAIGFLAGILTVLLGIGGGFILVPAMIYILGMPARVVIGTSLVMVLAVSAATTMIHAVTTRAVDIVLAGLLLLGGVVGAQYGALLTTRLKPDYLRLALAIIILLVSLRMFLGLFWRPDEIFSIEYL comes from the coding sequence ATGCACATCTACCTCCCCATCGCAGGTCAGTCGGTCAATGCGCTGCTGATCGTGCTGCTCGGCCTCGGCGTCGGCTTGCTGTCCGGCATGTTCGGGATCGGCGGCGGCTTCCTGACGACGCCCTTGCTCATCTTCTACGGCATCCCGCCGACGGTCGCGGTCGCATCGGCAACGACGCAGATCACCGGCGCCAGCGTGTCGGGCGCGATGGTCCACATGCGGCGCGGCGGCGTCGATTTGAAAATGGCCGCGGTGATGATCGTCGGCGGCTCGCTCGGCTCGGTCGTCGGCGCCGCAATTTTCCGAATGCTCCTCGCCAGCGGTCAGGTCGATGTCGTGATCGCCTTCATCTACGTGATCCTGCTGACCTTCATCGGCGGACTGATGCTGAAGGACGCGGTGATCGCATTGGGCTGGGTCGAGCGGCCTCCGCCGGAGACAGCCGAGCCGCGGCGACGCCACCGCTGGGTCACGACATTGCCGTGGCGCTGGCGCTTCGAAGGGTCCGGCCTGTTCATCTCGCCCGTCGCGCCGCTCGCCATCGGCTTCCTCGCCGGCATCCTCACCGTTCTTCTCGGCATCGGCGGCGGGTTCATCCTGGTGCCGGCGATGATCTACATCCTCGGCATGCCGGCCCGCGTGGTGATCGGCACCAGCCTGGTGATGGTGCTGGCGGTCAGTGCCGCGACGACCATGATCCATGCGGTCACCACCCGCGCGGTTGACATCGTCCTTGCCGGCCTGCTGCTCCTCGGCGGCGTCGTCGGCGCCCAATATGGCGCGCTCCTCACCACCCGCCTCAAGCCCGACTACCTCCGCCTCGCGCTCGCCATCATCATCCTGCTCGTCTCCCTCCGCATGTTCCTCGGCTTGTTCTGGCGGCCGGACGAAATCTTCTCGATCGAATATCTGTGA